The Opitutaceae bacterium genome has a window encoding:
- a CDS encoding DUF3387 domain-containing protein — translation MRANTRVNRVFRDKPGTLVVDYLGLADQLKKALITFTENGGLGNQIFDTAQAIAVMLEKHGIACDMMRGFNWDKRTSNTPTERLQLILTGQEHILEQHDGRNRWVQVVAEISHASAICAASEEVGR, via the coding sequence ATGCGTGCAAACACCCGGGTGAACCGCGTATTCCGCGACAAGCCCGGCACTCTGGTGGTGGATTACCTCGGCCTCGCCGATCAGCTCAAGAAGGCGCTCATCACCTTCACCGAGAACGGCGGTCTAGGGAACCAGATCTTCGACACCGCCCAAGCCATCGCCGTGATGCTGGAGAAACACGGCATCGCCTGCGACATGATGCGCGGCTTCAACTGGGACAAGAGGACAAGCAACACGCCCACCGAGCGCCTGCAACTTATCCTCACCGGACAGGAACACATCCTCGAACAGCACGACGGCAGGAATCGCTGGGTGCAGGTGGTGGCCGAGATTTCCCACGCCTCTGCCATCTGCGCCGCCAGCGAGGAAGTAGGAAGGTAA
- a CDS encoding PIN domain-containing protein: MQKQNYRVVLDTNEVVGAGTGWLDHGVPVPDGNPYRRVLIRVAESHTGLYSGKIVGEYLEKLVDLGHPRERALKMITYLMGAFSPVKIVSKAAPVPPADPDDEVVLLCAIDGKADYLVSEDKHLTNIKGSYTKPVIGRSDELASALGA, from the coding sequence ATGCAGAAGCAAAATTATCGCGTGGTCTTGGACACGAACGAAGTGGTCGGAGCGGGAACCGGCTGGCTTGACCACGGAGTTCCCGTACCAGATGGGAACCCGTATCGCCGCGTTTTGATCCGAGTCGCGGAGTCACACACTGGACTCTACAGCGGGAAAATCGTAGGCGAATATCTGGAGAAACTCGTGGATCTTGGGCACCCAAGAGAACGAGCGTTGAAGATGATCACCTACCTCATGGGTGCCTTCAGCCCGGTGAAGATTGTTTCCAAGGCTGCGCCGGTTCCTCCAGCTGATCCCGATGACGAGGTGGTTTTGCTCTGTGCGATTGACGGCAAAGCCGATTACCTCGTCTCAGAGGACAAGCACCTGACCAACATCAAAGGGAGCTACACCAAGCCGGTGATTGGTCGAAGTGATGAGTTAGCCAGCGCATTAGGCGCGTAG
- a CDS encoding DEAD/DEAH box helicase family protein: protein MPEEQIPIQPVENPILCSPYKEPDQHWLYDTKTGIPSKTPGRRPASYWFKSERTGSAQMSLLAEEERDDLPLVNALRDDVRRWREGGWENASETTKKLLRHWWREDRGRRLFFCQVEAVETIIYLREILALGKKPRWTPKLTLEDFNTLGQGKNPRPNEWVSRVAQHPKLADIPNEAGVKAIHRYACKMATGSGKTVVMSMLIAWAFCNRGTKPADPRFPRRTLVLCPNLTIKERLNVLRPGDPDNYYEKFDIVPSTLRTELAKGKVLVTNWHWLTPEAEVQNVGGAPIVKLGPESNEAFARNRLGDLWDDEPLMVLNDEGHHAYRPAPVLEGATLTAEEKADREEATVWVSGMDKINAACGIGICVDLSATPFYLHGSGYPEGSPFPWIVSDFSLVDAIESGITKIPRLPAIDNTGRPDPKYFRLWDHITRDLKPGEKLTGGKPKPAVVYRKAEDALLTLAGQWKQKLEQVTTSAPGQDRTPPVMIVVCDNTEIAKDFYRAISGEELIEVDEPDEDEDEDETPKRRKKKEKAKKHYGAGLSGFPELWNRQGSEVTLRIDSKLLAAAESEDPNATKKEAAEELRKIVSSVGRIGEAGEHIRCVVSVNMLSEGWDANNVTHILGLRAFHSQLLCEQVVGRGLRRMDYTPDPNTGLLTAEYVDIFGVPFSLIPFKGREPGGTAPPEDRPKHEVMALPERKAFEIRFPVVEGYVVSLQRNLVTADVTKVEKTKLDPWTTPTDAFVRPQVGYQIGHASAHGGFGFDLVNRQEYYDSVHPQTIEFEITREIVRALTDAAHPGKESLRRGSRSTLFPQVLRIVQSYVRDRVELNGLNPCEVGLQTYAQRIIGLLIAAITPDDGKGEAPLLPRLNRSRPIDSTERVRFKTVKPVQITGASHLNFVACDTGSWEQAATFQLEMLAKEGVVCCYARNDRLEFNIPYELYGNPHVYEPDFIVRLRNSVNLVTEIKGKQHEDTDAKHQAAKRWVSAVNHWGRLGEWDFLVCREPQRLGEEIRKLVAARKERISAVATELQAQAEGEVGRLRSLGWTQADFARALKELLESRGG from the coding sequence ATGCCTGAAGAACAGATTCCCATTCAGCCGGTTGAGAACCCGATTCTTTGCTCGCCCTACAAGGAGCCGGACCAGCATTGGCTTTACGACACGAAGACCGGCATTCCGTCGAAGACGCCCGGACGTCGCCCGGCGAGTTACTGGTTCAAGTCTGAGCGCACCGGCAGTGCGCAGATGTCGCTGCTGGCTGAGGAAGAACGTGACGACCTGCCGTTGGTGAACGCACTGCGAGATGACGTGCGGCGGTGGCGTGAAGGGGGCTGGGAGAATGCCAGCGAGACAACGAAGAAGCTGCTGCGCCACTGGTGGCGCGAGGATCGCGGTCGACGGTTATTCTTCTGCCAGGTCGAAGCGGTGGAAACGATCATTTACCTGCGGGAGATTCTGGCTCTCGGCAAAAAGCCGCGATGGACACCTAAGCTGACGCTGGAGGATTTCAACACGCTCGGTCAAGGGAAGAACCCACGCCCGAACGAATGGGTGTCGCGGGTGGCGCAGCATCCGAAGCTGGCAGACATCCCGAACGAGGCGGGCGTAAAGGCGATTCACCGCTATGCCTGCAAGATGGCGACTGGCAGCGGCAAGACGGTGGTCATGTCCATGCTCATCGCGTGGGCGTTCTGCAATCGCGGCACGAAACCGGCTGACCCGCGTTTTCCGCGCCGGACGTTAGTCCTTTGCCCGAATCTCACGATCAAAGAGCGCCTGAACGTCCTGCGACCCGGCGACCCGGACAACTATTACGAGAAGTTCGACATCGTGCCCTCAACGCTTCGAACCGAGTTGGCGAAGGGTAAGGTGCTGGTGACGAACTGGCATTGGCTGACACCGGAGGCGGAGGTGCAGAACGTGGGCGGAGCGCCCATCGTGAAGCTGGGGCCGGAAAGCAATGAGGCCTTTGCACGGAACCGATTGGGTGATTTGTGGGACGACGAACCGCTGATGGTGCTGAACGACGAAGGACATCATGCCTACCGGCCTGCGCCCGTCCTTGAAGGTGCGACGTTGACCGCCGAGGAAAAGGCCGACCGCGAAGAAGCGACGGTATGGGTGAGCGGGATGGATAAAATCAACGCCGCGTGCGGCATCGGCATTTGCGTGGATTTGTCGGCGACGCCATTTTATCTACATGGCAGCGGCTACCCGGAAGGCTCACCTTTCCCATGGATCGTCAGTGATTTCTCACTGGTGGATGCCATCGAGAGCGGCATCACGAAGATTCCGCGTCTGCCAGCCATCGACAACACAGGGCGGCCTGACCCGAAATATTTCAGGCTGTGGGACCATATCACCCGCGACCTGAAGCCCGGCGAGAAGCTCACTGGCGGCAAGCCGAAGCCTGCGGTGGTTTATCGGAAAGCCGAGGATGCGCTGCTCACGCTGGCGGGACAATGGAAGCAGAAACTGGAACAAGTCACGACATCGGCACCCGGACAAGACCGCACGCCGCCAGTGATGATTGTGGTCTGCGACAACACGGAAATCGCTAAGGATTTTTATCGCGCGATCTCCGGCGAGGAACTCATCGAGGTCGATGAGCCGGATGAAGACGAGGACGAGGACGAGACTCCGAAACGTCGGAAGAAAAAGGAAAAGGCCAAGAAGCACTACGGCGCGGGTCTTTCGGGCTTCCCTGAGCTGTGGAATCGCCAAGGTTCCGAAGTAACGCTGCGCATCGACTCCAAGCTCCTCGCCGCCGCCGAAAGCGAAGACCCCAACGCGACAAAGAAGGAAGCGGCGGAGGAACTACGGAAGATCGTTTCGAGCGTGGGCCGCATCGGTGAGGCCGGTGAACACATCAGGTGTGTCGTGAGCGTGAACATGCTCAGCGAAGGGTGGGACGCGAACAACGTGACGCACATCCTCGGGTTGCGGGCGTTTCACAGCCAGTTGCTCTGCGAGCAGGTGGTGGGTCGTGGATTGCGGCGGATGGACTACACGCCCGACCCAAATACCGGCCTCTTAACAGCGGAATACGTGGACATCTTCGGGGTGCCGTTCTCGCTCATTCCTTTCAAAGGCCGCGAACCGGGAGGCACTGCGCCGCCGGAAGATCGTCCCAAACACGAGGTCATGGCACTACCAGAACGGAAGGCGTTCGAGATTCGTTTCCCGGTGGTCGAGGGCTACGTCGTTTCGTTGCAGCGCAATCTGGTGACGGCGGATGTCACAAAGGTTGAGAAGACGAAGCTCGATCCTTGGACTACGCCAACCGACGCCTTTGTGCGTCCGCAGGTCGGCTATCAAATCGGCCACGCGAGCGCGCACGGCGGCTTCGGCTTCGATTTGGTAAACCGGCAGGAATACTACGACTCGGTCCATCCGCAGACCATCGAGTTTGAAATCACGAGGGAGATTGTGCGGGCGCTCACAGATGCTGCACATCCGGGCAAGGAGAGCTTGCGCCGCGGGAGCCGGAGCACGCTTTTCCCGCAGGTGCTCCGCATCGTGCAGAGCTACGTGCGTGACCGGGTGGAGTTGAACGGATTAAATCCGTGCGAGGTGGGATTGCAGACCTACGCCCAGCGCATCATCGGCCTGCTCATCGCCGCCATTACGCCGGACGACGGCAAAGGCGAGGCTCCGCTCCTACCGCGATTGAACCGCTCCCGGCCCATCGACAGTACGGAGCGGGTTCGCTTCAAGACCGTGAAGCCAGTGCAAATCACGGGTGCGAGCCACCTGAACTTTGTCGCATGCGATACGGGCTCGTGGGAGCAAGCAGCGACGTTCCAGCTCGAAATGCTGGCGAAGGAGGGCGTGGTTTGCTGCTACGCGCGGAACGACCGATTGGAATTCAACATCCCCTACGAGCTTTACGGCAACCCGCACGTCTATGAGCCGGACTTCATCGTTCGGCTGCGCAACTCGGTGAACCTCGTAACCGAAATCAAAGGGAAACAACACGAGGATACGGACGCGAAACACCAAGCAGCAAAACGCTGGGTATCGGCGGTGAATCACTGGGGCCGGCTCGGTGAATGGGATTTCCTGGTCTGTCGCGAGCCGCAGCGGTTAGGCGAGGAGATTAGGAAACTCGTGGCCGCACGGAAGGAACGAATCAGCGCTGTCGCGACTGAGTTGCAAGCACAAGCGGAGGGAGAAGTCGGGCGTCTCCGGTCACTTGGATGGACACAGGCTGACTTCGCCCGTGCGCTCAAGGAACTGCTGGAATCAAGGGGGGGCTGA
- a CDS encoding site-specific DNA-methyltransferase — MPRKKKSDSPAASNAGDPIASIKYPAKRKNIPPAGLEAQGVLQEAPRIRYEYNPHLPPSLRSATDAAEADRLPELLAIARKRALTDEEARTLAAALRRHEPWLEWSGKREKPWFEVEPVALHMHERVSTQAVLRVLAREDVQRDLFADPQHDYAKAVQFYQHDVDWANRMILGDSLQVMASLARREDLAGKVQMIYLDPPYGIKFASNFQPQLGQRDVKDREQDLTREPEMVKAYRDTWTLGIHSYLAYLRDRLQMAKELLADSGSIFVQISDENLHRVTSLLDEVFGAENQACIIAFRKTGGATADTLSTTVDFILWYAKDRTKMKYRQLYTEKELAGGGTTEYTNIEMLDGSSRALTEDELSGAAEIPKGGTVYSTASVVSDGFRQNTSVPFDWKGFTFKISNDKNWKTSIEGMIRLCNAGRIEVRDGHRIFRRYMKDFRVTEINSVWMDVRGALDRVYVVQTSHRVIERCLLMSTDPGDLVLDPTCGSGTTAFVAEQWGRRWITCDSSRVALSLAKHRLMTAKFDYHQLRPLSAEDVTRNPHGTWLADPSGKVAGKATFACKTVPHIKLSSISRNTSLDPIFAKHEPILTETLAKLNREVAKVSTALKEKLVEKLIHKHRESGANAVTDADTRRWLLPDTQAVLIRSFPAKKPLKGVTPKQAEAYRAAIPKGDWKEWEVPFDTDADWPKPVADALTAYRAAWRAKMDEVNACISANAEMEELVDKPEPVKGVVRVSGPFSMEGVISVEDGPDTPIGGAPDELETFDGDAAVQNAVAHLDTIIRLLKASGVDFPATRETPARNMKFGRLDPLAGASLIHAEGEWMNGDQKERRVAVSVGPAVGNVSSMQVEDVIRDANRKGYDDVVFAGFGFDATAQDAIESGSHPKLRLHMALIRPDVAMGDLLKTQPGSQLFTVFSAPRVKGPTKQADGEFTVEVEGMDVYDPVSNTLFPTDKARIAAWFLDTDYDGRTFCICQAFFPDKSKWAKLAKALGDADVIEEDAFDALSGLTSLPFPRPERLGKGETWRVAVKVIDPRGNEGLRVLTIN; from the coding sequence ATGCCCCGCAAGAAAAAGTCTGACTCACCCGCTGCGTCGAATGCCGGTGATCCCATCGCCTCGATCAAGTATCCCGCCAAACGGAAGAACATCCCGCCTGCCGGGCTGGAAGCTCAAGGTGTGCTTCAGGAAGCGCCTCGCATCCGCTACGAATACAATCCGCACCTGCCGCCGAGTCTCCGCTCGGCCACGGATGCGGCGGAGGCAGACAGGTTGCCGGAATTGCTGGCGATTGCGCGCAAGCGGGCGCTGACGGACGAGGAGGCGCGCACCCTGGCCGCCGCTCTGCGCCGCCACGAACCGTGGCTCGAGTGGAGTGGAAAGCGGGAAAAACCGTGGTTCGAGGTTGAGCCCGTCGCCCTGCACATGCACGAGCGCGTCTCCACCCAGGCCGTCCTGCGAGTGTTGGCGCGGGAGGATGTCCAGCGCGACCTCTTTGCCGATCCACAGCACGACTACGCTAAGGCTGTGCAGTTCTATCAGCACGACGTAGACTGGGCGAATCGCATGATCCTCGGCGATTCGCTCCAGGTGATGGCCAGCCTTGCCCGGCGCGAAGACCTCGCGGGCAAGGTGCAGATGATTTACCTCGACCCACCCTATGGCATTAAATTCGCCTCGAACTTCCAGCCGCAGCTCGGCCAGCGCGATGTGAAGGACCGCGAGCAGGACCTCACCCGCGAGCCGGAGATGGTCAAAGCCTACCGCGACACCTGGACGCTCGGTATCCACTCCTACCTCGCTTACCTGCGCGACCGCCTGCAAATGGCGAAAGAACTCCTCGCCGACTCCGGCAGCATTTTTGTGCAGATCAGCGATGAAAATCTGCATCGCGTCACCTCCCTTCTGGATGAGGTTTTCGGCGCAGAGAATCAGGCCTGCATAATCGCTTTCAGGAAGACCGGTGGAGCTACAGCAGACACCCTCAGTACTACTGTCGATTTCATACTCTGGTATGCAAAAGACCGAACGAAGATGAAATATCGGCAGCTTTACACGGAGAAAGAATTAGCGGGAGGCGGAACAACGGAATACACCAACATCGAAATGCTTGATGGATCTTCTCGGGCTCTTACGGAAGATGAATTGAGTGGCGCGGCCGAAATTCCTAAAGGAGGGACAGTTTATTCCACGGCCTCTGTTGTTTCAGACGGATTTCGGCAGAACACAAGCGTCCCATTTGATTGGAAGGGATTCACATTCAAAATCTCTAACGACAAGAACTGGAAGACAAGCATCGAGGGAATGATTCGTCTGTGTAATGCAGGCCGGATCGAGGTGCGAGACGGTCATCGAATATTCCGACGCTACATGAAGGATTTCCGGGTAACGGAGATTAACAGCGTTTGGATGGACGTTCGCGGTGCGCTCGATCGCGTCTATGTTGTTCAAACATCCCACCGCGTTATTGAGCGCTGCTTGCTCATGTCCACTGACCCAGGCGACCTTGTGCTGGACCCGACGTGCGGGAGCGGCACGACGGCGTTTGTTGCAGAGCAGTGGGGCCGGCGCTGGATCACCTGCGATTCCAGCCGCGTGGCGCTGTCGCTGGCCAAGCACCGGTTGATGACGGCGAAGTTCGATTACCACCAACTTCGACCGCTGAGCGCGGAGGACGTGACGCGCAATCCACACGGGACGTGGTTGGCCGATCCGTCGGGCAAGGTCGCCGGCAAGGCCACCTTTGCGTGCAAGACGGTGCCCCACATCAAGCTCAGTAGTATCTCGCGCAACACCTCGCTCGATCCCATTTTTGCCAAGCATGAGCCGATCCTCACGGAAACGCTGGCCAAGCTGAACCGCGAAGTCGCCAAGGTAAGCACGGCGCTCAAAGAGAAGCTAGTGGAGAAACTGATCCACAAGCATCGCGAATCCGGCGCGAACGCCGTGACGGACGCCGACACGCGCCGCTGGCTGCTGCCGGACACGCAGGCGGTGTTGATCCGCTCCTTTCCGGCGAAGAAGCCCCTCAAGGGCGTGACGCCGAAGCAGGCGGAGGCTTATCGCGCCGCGATTCCCAAAGGCGACTGGAAGGAATGGGAGGTGCCTTTCGACACCGATGCCGACTGGCCGAAACCGGTGGCGGACGCGCTGACCGCCTACCGCGCCGCTTGGCGGGCGAAGATGGATGAGGTGAACGCCTGCATTTCCGCCAACGCCGAGATGGAGGAACTGGTGGACAAGCCCGAACCAGTGAAGGGCGTAGTGCGCGTGAGCGGCCCGTTCTCGATGGAAGGCGTCATCTCCGTGGAAGACGGCCCGGACACGCCCATCGGCGGAGCGCCGGACGAATTGGAGACCTTCGACGGCGACGCGGCGGTGCAGAACGCCGTGGCGCATCTCGACACGATCATCCGCCTGCTCAAGGCGAGCGGGGTGGATTTCCCGGCTACGCGAGAGACTCCAGCGCGAAACATGAAGTTTGGTCGACTCGATCCGTTGGCCGGGGCGTCGCTCATCCACGCCGAAGGCGAATGGATGAACGGTGACCAGAAGGAGCGCCGCGTGGCGGTGAGTGTCGGCCCGGCCGTCGGCAACGTGTCGTCCATGCAGGTGGAAGACGTGATCCGCGACGCGAACCGCAAAGGCTACGACGATGTGGTCTTCGCCGGATTCGGCTTTGACGCGACGGCGCAGGATGCCATCGAGAGCGGCAGCCATCCTAAGCTGCGGCTGCACATGGCGCTCATCCGCCCGGACGTGGCGATGGGCGACCTACTCAAGACGCAGCCTGGCAGCCAGCTTTTCACCGTCTTCAGCGCCCCGCGCGTGAAAGGACCAACGAAGCAAGCGGACGGAGAGTTCACCGTCGAGGTCGAAGGCATGGATGTCTATGACCCAGTGAGCAACACGCTTTTCCCGACGGACAAGGCGCGCATTGCCGCGTGGTTCCTCGATACGGATTACGACGGGCGGACGTTCTGCATTTGCCAGGCTTTCTTCCCTGACAAGAGCAAGTGGGCGAAGCTGGCCAAGGCGCTCGGCGACGCGGATGTGATCGAGGAAGATGCCTTCGACGCGCTGAGCGGGTTGACGAGCCTGCCCTTCCCGCGCCCGGAGCGGCTGGGCAAAGGCGAGACATGGCGCGTGGCCGTTAAGGTGATTGATCCTCGCGGCAACGAGGGACTCCGAGTTCTCACTATCAACTGA
- a CDS encoding DUF433 domain-containing protein → MNTDIQFGKGAYTLKELALFARLNPQTAHRWFLGAEAGRAVIPEGEKVRFFSFLDFVQALAVRELRVKHDVSLPKIREALDYAKSAFGMAYPLAQKSSMFLCGGKLLIQPPDRDNPVQATGKAKGQHEFRKILAPYLTAVSFDPETGYAERYTAYTHKNENIVIDPTVQFGQPVVEGTSLTAARLAAAIEEEGSVEAAAEAMGVTTDQVTAAWQYVDTLLAA, encoded by the coding sequence ATGAACACGGACATCCAGTTTGGCAAAGGGGCCTACACGCTCAAGGAGCTGGCCTTATTTGCACGCTTGAATCCCCAGACCGCTCACCGCTGGTTCCTGGGGGCCGAGGCTGGCCGTGCTGTGATTCCGGAGGGCGAGAAGGTTCGATTCTTTTCCTTCTTGGACTTTGTTCAGGCGCTGGCCGTCCGCGAGCTGAGGGTGAAACACGATGTGAGTTTGCCGAAAATTCGCGAGGCTTTGGACTATGCGAAGTCCGCTTTCGGCATGGCCTATCCTTTGGCTCAAAAAAGCTCGATGTTCCTCTGTGGTGGCAAGCTTCTCATTCAGCCGCCTGATAGAGATAATCCGGTGCAAGCGACAGGAAAGGCCAAAGGCCAACATGAGTTTCGCAAGATCCTTGCGCCCTATTTGACGGCCGTTTCTTTCGATCCCGAGACCGGCTATGCGGAGCGGTATACTGCCTACACGCACAAGAACGAGAATATCGTCATCGATCCTACGGTGCAGTTTGGTCAGCCAGTCGTCGAGGGAACCAGTTTAACGGCTGCTCGTCTTGCTGCGGCCATCGAGGAGGAGGGAAGCGTTGAGGCGGCGGCTGAGGCGATGGGAGTCACGACGGATCAAGTGACCGCTGCCTGGCAGTACGTCGACACGCTCCTCGCGGCGTGA